From a region of the Sebaldella sp. S0638 genome:
- a CDS encoding SPFH domain-containing protein, translating to MGILVLLGIVIVIFIIVFMTCIRIVPQTKECIVERLGKYNGTLHAGFNTLAPFIDRVVRVVSTKEQVVDFPPQPVITKDNVTMQIDTVIYFQITDSRQYTYGVERPMSAIENLTATTLRNIIGEMELDETLTSRDIINTKMRTELDVATDPWGIKVNRVELKNILPPEDIRNSMERQMKAEREKREIILKAEADKESVVLRANAVKEQKIREAEGEKEAAILRAEAVKQQKIREAEGEAQAILAVQKANAEAIILLKEAGATSEVLALKGMETFGKVADGKATKIIIPSNYQNLASMITTFAELNEKSTDGTEGNK from the coding sequence ATGGGTATTTTAGTATTATTAGGAATAGTAATTGTAATTTTTATAATTGTTTTTATGACATGTATAAGAATAGTTCCTCAGACAAAGGAATGTATAGTGGAAAGACTTGGGAAATATAACGGGACTTTACATGCAGGGTTTAACACATTAGCACCGTTTATTGACAGAGTGGTAAGAGTAGTGTCTACAAAGGAACAGGTAGTAGATTTCCCGCCGCAGCCGGTTATTACAAAAGATAACGTAACAATGCAGATTGATACAGTAATTTATTTTCAGATAACTGATTCAAGACAGTATACATACGGGGTAGAAAGACCAATGTCGGCAATAGAAAATCTTACGGCTACTACATTAAGAAATATAATTGGTGAAATGGAACTTGACGAAACTCTGACTTCAAGAGATATCATAAATACAAAGATGAGAACTGAGCTTGATGTGGCAACTGACCCTTGGGGAATAAAGGTAAACAGAGTAGAGCTTAAGAATATATTACCGCCAGAAGATATCAGAAATTCAATGGAAAGACAGATGAAAGCGGAAAGAGAAAAAAGAGAAATTATCCTGAAAGCCGAAGCTGATAAAGAATCTGTGGTTCTTAGGGCAAATGCTGTAAAAGAACAGAAGATAAGAGAGGCTGAAGGGGAAAAAGAAGCAGCTATCTTGAGAGCGGAAGCTGTAAAACAGCAGAAGATAAGAGAAGCAGAAGGGGAAGCACAGGCTATTCTTGCAGTACAAAAAGCAAATGCAGAAGCAATAATATTACTGAAAGAAGCAGGAGCTACCAGTGAAGTATTAGCATTAAAAGGAATGGAGACATTCGGAAAAGTGGCTGACGGTAAGGCCACTAAGATAATAATACCAAGCAATTATCAAAATCTGGCTAGTATGATAACTACTTTTGCAGAATTAAATGAAAAATCTACAGACGGAACAGAAGGAAATAAATAG
- a CDS encoding NfeD family protein: MSSMFWVIVAGVFLVLELVIPGLVTVWFGLAGIVMIFLAPVIKDVNTEFYVFAVLSFALLLITRPLAKKYLYKNNKDDISFGNRTVGRETKIAKILDEGVYEVALDDKMWRAVSTDNLEVNEKVVITGLTGNKLILEKKINKKL; the protein is encoded by the coding sequence ATGAGTTCAATGTTTTGGGTAATTGTAGCCGGAGTGTTTCTGGTACTGGAACTGGTGATTCCGGGATTAGTAACAGTATGGTTCGGACTTGCCGGAATAGTTATGATTTTTTTAGCACCTGTAATAAAAGATGTAAATACAGAATTTTATGTTTTTGCTGTGCTTTCATTTGCACTGCTCCTTATTACGAGACCGCTTGCGAAAAAGTATCTTTATAAAAATAATAAAGATGATATAAGTTTTGGGAACAGGACCGTGGGAAGGGAAACAAAAATAGCAAAAATACTTGATGAGGGAGTGTACGAAGTAGCCCTTGATGATAAAATGTGGAGAGCTGTCTCTACAGATAACCTTGAGGTTAATGAGAAAGTGGTAATAACAGGGTTAACTGGAAACAAGCTGATACTGGAAAAAAAGATAAATAAAAAATTATAA
- a CDS encoding valine--tRNA ligase, with translation MSELSKSYSPKEIEEKWYKLWEEKGYFSAQHNDEKPGYSIVIPPPNVTGILHMGHILNNSIQDTIIRWKRMSGFDTLWMPGTDHAGIATQNKVEKWLMEEGTTKEEIGREKFLEKTWEWKEKHGGIITKQLRSLGSSLDWQRERFTMDEGLSDAVKDVFVRLYNDDLIYKGEYIVNWCPKDKTALADDEIEHEEVTGKIWQIRYPVKDSSEHLTIATTRPETMLGDTGVAVNPNDSRYKHLIGKSVVLPLMNREIPIVADEYVDMEFGTGAVKMTPSHDPNDFEVAKRTNLPLLNIMEEDGSINENGGKYKGLDRFAARREILKDLEELGLLGEVKEHHHSVGHCYRCGTVIEPRVSNQWFVRMQPLAKKALEVVRNGEITISPQRWIKVYYNWLENIRDWCISRQLWWGHRIPAYYSEDGTIFVAKSLEEAKQQAKEKYGKEVELTEETDVLDTWFSSQLWPFSTMGWPEKTKELEKFFPTDALVTAADIIFFWVSRMIMISEYLFDEIPFKYVYLNGIVRDEKGRKMSKSLGNSPDPLDLIDRYGADAIRFSLLYNTSQGQDIFFSEKLLEMGANFSNKVWNASKFVLQNLEDFDYKTSVTELEFKLEDRWILSKLQNAAKEVNSALDGYELDMAAKIAYEFFRGEFCDWYVEAAKTRVYGGDEQDKKTAQWVLRHILDNGLKLLHPFMPFITEELWQKVKLDGETIMLSEFPVYDEALLDKKAEDEFDYLKEVITAIRNIRGEVNVPPSKKIEVIFKTNDNSERKILEENAKILDKLSNVEKYSIDNEKEIPKLTGFRLADNTEIFVPLEGLIDTEKETAKLKKDIEKTEVELKRVLGKLSNEKFLSKAPQDVVDKENGIKEELENKLAKLKENLDLYKKD, from the coding sequence ATGTCAGAATTGAGTAAAAGCTATTCGCCTAAGGAAATAGAAGAAAAATGGTATAAATTATGGGAAGAAAAAGGTTATTTCAGTGCACAGCATAATGATGAAAAGCCCGGCTATTCAATAGTAATACCGCCGCCGAATGTAACGGGGATTCTTCATATGGGACATATACTGAATAATTCAATACAGGATACAATAATAAGATGGAAAAGAATGTCAGGTTTTGATACTTTATGGATGCCGGGAACAGATCATGCCGGTATAGCTACACAGAATAAAGTGGAAAAATGGCTCATGGAAGAAGGGACTACTAAAGAAGAAATAGGAAGAGAAAAGTTTCTGGAAAAAACATGGGAATGGAAAGAAAAGCACGGCGGGATAATAACAAAACAGCTTAGAAGTCTGGGTTCGTCGCTTGACTGGCAAAGAGAAAGATTTACCATGGATGAAGGTCTTTCAGATGCTGTAAAGGATGTTTTCGTAAGATTATATAATGATGATCTGATATATAAAGGAGAATATATAGTTAACTGGTGTCCGAAAGACAAAACGGCGCTTGCTGATGATGAAATAGAGCATGAAGAAGTAACAGGAAAGATATGGCAGATAAGATATCCTGTAAAAGACAGCAGTGAACATCTGACTATTGCGACTACAAGACCTGAGACTATGCTTGGAGATACCGGAGTTGCAGTAAACCCAAATGACAGCAGATATAAGCATCTTATCGGAAAAAGTGTTGTACTTCCTCTGATGAACAGAGAGATACCAATAGTGGCGGATGAATATGTAGATATGGAATTTGGAACAGGTGCGGTAAAAATGACTCCTTCACATGATCCGAATGACTTTGAAGTAGCCAAAAGAACTAATCTTCCTTTACTGAATATAATGGAAGAAGACGGAAGCATAAATGAAAACGGCGGAAAATATAAAGGTCTGGACAGATTCGCGGCAAGAAGAGAGATTCTAAAAGATCTTGAGGAACTGGGACTTCTTGGAGAGGTAAAAGAACACCATCACTCTGTGGGACATTGTTACAGATGCGGTACAGTAATTGAGCCGAGAGTTTCTAACCAGTGGTTCGTAAGAATGCAGCCCCTTGCCAAAAAAGCCCTTGAAGTAGTAAGAAACGGAGAAATTACAATTTCACCGCAAAGATGGATAAAAGTATACTATAACTGGCTTGAAAATATTAGAGACTGGTGTATTTCAAGACAGCTGTGGTGGGGACACAGAATTCCGGCATATTATTCTGAAGACGGGACGATATTTGTAGCGAAATCGCTTGAAGAGGCAAAACAGCAGGCTAAGGAAAAATACGGCAAAGAAGTAGAACTTACTGAGGAAACGGATGTATTAGATACATGGTTTTCATCACAGCTATGGCCTTTTTCTACTATGGGATGGCCTGAAAAGACAAAGGAACTGGAAAAGTTTTTCCCTACAGATGCATTGGTAACAGCAGCAGATATTATATTTTTCTGGGTTTCAAGAATGATAATGATAAGTGAGTATTTATTTGATGAAATACCATTTAAATATGTATACTTAAACGGTATAGTAAGAGATGAAAAAGGAAGAAAAATGAGTAAATCCCTAGGGAACTCGCCTGATCCGCTTGATCTTATAGACAGATACGGGGCAGATGCAATAAGATTCAGCCTTCTGTATAATACTTCACAGGGACAGGATATATTCTTCTCTGAAAAATTACTGGAAATGGGAGCAAACTTTTCTAACAAAGTATGGAATGCCTCAAAATTCGTTCTTCAGAACCTTGAGGATTTTGATTATAAAACATCAGTAACAGAACTTGAATTTAAGCTGGAAGACAGATGGATACTTTCAAAACTGCAAAATGCAGCAAAAGAAGTAAACAGCGCACTTGACGGATATGAACTTGATATGGCTGCCAAAATAGCATATGAGTTTTTCAGAGGTGAATTCTGTGACTGGTATGTGGAAGCTGCAAAGACAAGAGTATACGGCGGAGACGAACAGGATAAAAAGACTGCACAGTGGGTACTTAGACACATACTTGATAACGGTTTGAAGCTGCTTCATCCGTTTATGCCTTTTATAACTGAGGAATTATGGCAGAAAGTAAAGCTTGATGGTGAGACTATTATGCTTTCTGAGTTCCCGGTATATGACGAGGCTCTTCTGGATAAAAAAGCCGAAGATGAGTTTGATTATCTGAAAGAAGTAATTACTGCAATAAGAAATATCAGAGGAGAGGTAAATGTACCGCCTTCAAAGAAAATAGAAGTTATATTCAAGACAAATGATAACAGTGAGAGAAAGATACTTGAAGAAAATGCAAAAATACTTGATAAGCTGTCAAATGTAGAAAAATACAGTATAGATAACGAAAAAGAAATACCAAAGCTCACAGGATTCAGACTTGCAGATAATACAGAGATATTCGTACCGCTGGAAGGACTTATAGACACTGAAAAAGAAACTGCAAAGCTGAAAAAAGATATAGAAAAAACAGAAGTAGAATTAAAAAGAGTTCTTGGAAAACTTTCCAATGAAAAATTCCTTAGCAAAGCACCTCAGGATGTAGTAGACAAGGAAAACGGAATTAAGGAAGAACTGGAAAATAAGCTTGCCAAGCTTAAGGAAAATCTTGATTTATATAAAAAGGACTAA
- a CDS encoding NAD(P)/FAD-dependent oxidoreductase, which produces MHDILIIGAGVTGACIARELSKYDLDILVLEKNNDVADETTKANSAIIHAGFDAKEGTLMAKLNVLGNSMFDKLSKELDFPFRRNGSLVLAFSDEDMESIENLKNRGGKNGVPELSILSKEETLKLEPNLSKDIKGALLAKTGGIVGPWEMTIALFENAVDNGVTLLLDNEVINISIEDSHFLIFTKNSQYKAKIIINCAGVHADTIQNMLTEPSYEIHPRKGEYFVLSKDEGTKFSHTVFQPPTKVGKGILITPTVHGNLLIGPDAESIPEKEDKSTSRERLELIKATAAKSSQNINYLEQIRQFSGLRAESDRDDFIIEENKNIPGFIDVAGIKSPGLSAAPAIALKVRDILSEKITLKEKKNFKPYIEKHIIFDKLNYEEKNKLIAENPKYGHIVCKCENITEGEVIDAIHRKVGARTVDGIKRRGRPGMGLCQGTFCGPKIQEILSSELALELNEITMDSDSSYILTNKTKGDG; this is translated from the coding sequence ATGCATGATATTCTAATTATCGGCGCCGGGGTAACAGGTGCCTGTATTGCAAGGGAACTGTCGAAATACGATTTAGACATTTTGGTGTTGGAGAAAAATAACGATGTCGCTGACGAGACCACCAAGGCGAATTCTGCTATTATACATGCGGGATTTGATGCAAAGGAAGGAACACTTATGGCCAAGCTGAATGTTCTGGGAAATTCAATGTTTGACAAATTATCGAAAGAACTTGATTTTCCTTTCAGAAGAAACGGCTCACTTGTCCTTGCTTTCAGCGATGAGGATATGGAATCAATAGAAAATTTGAAAAACAGGGGTGGTAAAAACGGAGTTCCTGAATTAAGTATTCTTTCCAAGGAAGAAACACTCAAACTGGAACCCAATTTAAGCAAAGATATTAAAGGGGCGTTATTAGCAAAAACAGGAGGTATTGTCGGTCCTTGGGAAATGACAATTGCACTTTTTGAAAATGCTGTTGATAATGGTGTAACTCTGCTGCTTGATAATGAAGTCATTAATATTTCAATAGAAGACAGCCATTTTCTTATTTTCACAAAAAATTCACAGTACAAAGCAAAAATTATTATTAATTGTGCAGGTGTTCACGCAGATACTATTCAAAATATGCTGACCGAGCCGTCTTACGAAATACATCCGCGAAAAGGCGAGTATTTTGTACTAAGCAAAGATGAAGGCACAAAATTCAGTCATACTGTTTTTCAGCCGCCTACCAAGGTAGGAAAAGGAATTTTGATCACTCCTACTGTTCACGGGAACCTTCTTATAGGCCCTGATGCTGAAAGTATTCCTGAAAAGGAAGATAAGTCCACATCACGTGAAAGACTCGAATTAATAAAAGCCACAGCGGCAAAATCTTCGCAAAACATAAATTATCTTGAGCAGATAAGACAATTTTCTGGGCTTAGAGCTGAATCAGACAGGGATGACTTCATCATAGAAGAAAATAAAAACATTCCCGGCTTCATAGATGTCGCAGGGATTAAGTCTCCCGGATTATCTGCAGCTCCTGCGATCGCGCTGAAAGTACGGGATATTTTATCTGAAAAAATTACTTTAAAAGAAAAGAAAAATTTTAAACCTTATATAGAAAAACATATTATTTTTGACAAATTAAACTATGAAGAAAAAAATAAACTAATTGCTGAAAATCCAAAATACGGACATATTGTATGCAAATGCGAAAATATCACAGAAGGTGAAGTCATTGATGCTATTCACAGAAAAGTGGGAGCCAGAACTGTGGACGGAATAAAAAGAAGAGGCCGGCCGGGTATGGGTCTCTGTCAGGGGACTTTCTGCGGACCGAAAATTCAGGAAATTCTTTCTTCGGAGCTTGCTCTAGAACTTAATGAAATTACAATGGATTCAGATTCTTCTTATATCCTCACAAACAAAACGAAAGGAGATGGATGA